A region of Panthera uncia isolate 11264 chromosome D4, Puncia_PCG_1.0, whole genome shotgun sequence DNA encodes the following proteins:
- the XPA gene encoding DNA repair protein complementing XP-A cells isoform X2, whose protein sequence is MAAVGGPSPEPAASEQPAELPASVRASIERKRQRALMLRQARLAARPYPATAAAATGGVANVKAAPKITDTGGGFILEEEEEEQCTIGKVVHQPGPVMEFDYAICEECGKEFMDSYLMNHFDLATCDNCRDADDKHKLITKTEAKQEYLLKDCDLEKREPALKFIVKKNPHHSQWGDMKLYLKLQIVKRSLEVWGSQEALEEAKEVRQENREKMRQKKFDKKVKD, encoded by the exons ATGGCGGCGGTTGGGGGACCTTCGCCGGAGCCGGCGGCTTCAGAACAGCCGGCGGAGCTCCCTGCATCGGTGCGGGCGAGCATAGAGCGGAAGCGGCAGCGGGCGCTGATGCTGCGCCAGGCCCGGCTGGCGGCCCGGCCCTACCCGGCGACGGCGGCTGCGGCTACCGGAG GCGTGGCTAATGTAAAAGCAGCCCCAAAGATCACCGACACAGGAGGAGGCTTCAttctagaagaggaagaagaggaacaaTGTACAATTGGAAAAGTTGTCCATCAACCAG GACCTGTTATGGAATTTGATTATGCGATATGTGAAGAATGTGGTAAAGAATTTATGGATTCTTACCTTATGAACCACTTTGATTTGGCAACTTGTGACAACTGCAG AGATGCTGATGATAAACACAAGCTCATAACTAAAACAGAAGCCAAACAAGAATACCTTCTGAAAGACTGTGATTTAGAAAAAAGAGAACCAGCTCTTAAATTCATTGTGAAGAAGAATCCTCATCATTCACAATGGGGTGATATGAAACTCTACTTAAAATTGCAG ATTGTGAAGCGGTCTCTTGAAGTTTGGGGCAGTCAGGAAGCATTAGAAGAAGCAAAGGAAGTTCGACAAGAAAACCgagaaaaaatgagacagaaaaagtTTGATAAGAAAGTAAAAG attaa